In Glandiceps talaboti chromosome 4, keGlaTala1.1, whole genome shotgun sequence, a single window of DNA contains:
- the LOC144433935 gene encoding 3-ketoacyl-CoA thiolase B, peroxisomal-like, with protein sequence MYRLKTIASHFPSGQSASATVQLNSVSGLATLHQYDPDDVVVVSAKRTPIGKAKRGSFKDTFLDHLFEVALRGVLDESKIDPKYIGDIAIGNVLAPGSGAAYFRMAQFRSGLPETVPSHAVNRQCSSGLQAVMNIANGIKAGQYDAGIGCGAESMSMYEQKRNNAQEINPASFENDKARDCMIPMGITSENVAERFGIGRDVQDKMAFESQTKAKRANDSGRFKDEIVPVKTTIIDKEGNEKEITVSNDEGIRASTQEGLAKLRPAFKKDGTTTAGNSSQVSDGAAAVLLARRSLAEKLGLPVFGRIMSYAVVGVPPDVMGIGPAYAIPKALEQAGLTVHDIDVYEINEAFASQAAYCVQKLGIPMEKVNPNGGAIALGHPLGCTGARQVSTLLYELKKRGKRGYGVISMCIGTGMGAAAVLEYTGN encoded by the exons ATGTACAGATTGAAGACTATTGCAAGCCATTTCCCAAGTGGCCAGTCGGCCTCTGCAACGGTGCAATTGAATAGCGTCAGTGGGCTGGCAACACTTCACCAATATGATCCTGATGATGTAGTGGTTGTGTCTGCGAAAAGAACACCCATCGGTAAAGCGAAACGAGGGTCATTCAAG GATACATTTCTAGATCACCTTTTTGAAGTGGCTCTCCGAGGAGTGCTAGATGAAAGCAAGATAGATCCAAAATACATTGGTGATATTGCAATTGGTAATGTCCTAGCACCAGGTTCGGGTGCTGCATATTTCAGGATGGCACAATTTAGAAG TGGGCTACCTGAGACTGTACCATCACATGCAGTAAACAGACAATGTTCATCAGGCCTACAGGCAGTAATGAATATTGCCAATGGTATAAAAGCTGGCCAATATGATGCAGGTATAGGTTGTGG AGCTGAATCAATGTCCATGTATGAACAAAAGAGAAATAATGCACAAGAAATCAACCCAGCGTCGTTTGAGAATGACAAAGCTAGAGATTGCATGATACCGATGGG TATTACATCTGAGAATGTGGCTGAGAGATTTGGTATCGGCAGAGATGTACAAGACAAGATGGCCTTTGAGTCACAGACCAA AGCAAAAAGAGCCAATGATTCAGGAAGGTTTAAGGATGAAATAGTCCCAGTGAAAACTACAATCATTGACAAAGAAGGCAATGAAAAGGAGATAACT GTGAGTAATGATGAAGGTATTAGAGCATCAACACAGGAGGGTCTCGCAAAACTAAGGCCAGCTTTCAAGAAAGACGGAACAACTACTGCAG GTAATTCCAGTCAAGTAAGTGATGGTGCAGCTGCAGTTCTCCTTGCCAGACGTTCCTTAGCTGAAAAACTTGGACTTCCCGTATTTGGACGAATTATGTCATATGCAGTAGTTGGTGTACCTCCTGATGTGATGGGCATTGGACCAGCTTATGCTATCCCAAAGGCTCTAGAACAAGCTG GCCTTACAGTACACGATATTGATGTCTATGAAATCAATGAAGCCTTTGCCAGTCAG GCTGCTTACTGTGTTCAGAAGTTAGGAATTCCAATGGAGAAAGTGAATCCTAATGGTGGAGCCATAGCACTAGGCCATCCTTTGGGATGTACGGGTGCAAGACAAGTGTCAACTCTATTATATGAACTAAAGAAGAGAGGCAAAAG AGGTTATGGTGTCATCTCCATGTGCATTGGTACAGGGATGGGAGCAGCTGCTGTATTAGAATACACAGGCAACTGA
- the LOC144434526 gene encoding pre-mRNA-processing factor 40 homolog B-like isoform X1, whose translation MASNTGSSTDSSGGGGGGGGGGQTGGTFSGPPPMMIPPPFPGMQPPPGLPPPGFMPMPGQPPPMGQGPPTLPPPNLSQPPPGMPIPPPGMPLPPPNFSQPPPGLAMPHRLPPMAPNVGGGSTKPVTAANKGDTSTSAQAGVVAAAQPQIQSSINQKKPSESKVPGFVPASDQTMQPSQVSSLKSTSMAPENSSPSRTGKSTSQSKLKDKKKSPWTEHKAPDGRTYFYNTSNKQSTWEKPDELKTHAELLLSQCPWKEYKSDTGKIYFHNIQTKESKWTIPKELEELKAKIEAEGLDKKTTAEAEEQEETEEEDTRREESQVLEQPTPQQVTQLLVEKESEAQGTPTRTPGKESEVGTAESASEAEQDDSGEESPPEKKEYVYKTKEEAKQAFKQLLQEKDVPSNASWEQAMKMIVNDPRYSALSKLNEKKQLFNNYKTQRAKEEKEEERRRAKKAKEDLQSFLEKHPKMSSMTRYRKAATLFDNEDLWTVVPERERKDLYEDVIFYLAKKEKEEARQLRKRNTEALTNILNNLPNVTYRTTWSECQQYLMDNPAFTEDEDLQNMDKEDALVCFEDHIRSLEKVEDDEKDRERNRMKRLQRKSREAFSAFLDELHEQGRLHSMSLWMDLYPIISSDQRFHRMLGQTGSTPLDLFKFYVEELKARFHDEKKIIKDILRDKSCSVEIHTTFEEFATVISIDKRAATLDAGNIKLTFNSLIEKAEARDRERQKEEARRQRRKESAFKSMLKQAAPPLDVHSQWDDVRDRFVNDSSFDAITVESERIRLFKEYMSALEETCGHHHSKQPAKKKKSKKHRSKRSRSRSPSESEEERPHRRTKKKKRSRSRTPTDVASMSEESGIETTRKSKKHKKKSKKKRHRNASSESESDHREREEPVKRKSTSDQSRKEKTGWDTSESELSEGELEKRRRQLLKQLADDQ comes from the exons ATG GCCTCCAACACGGGTAGCAGTACTGATTCAtcaggtggtggtggtggtggtggtggtggtggtcaaaCAGGAGGAACTTTTTCAGGTCCTCCTCCTATGATGATCCCTCCTCCGTTTCCAGGG ATGCAGCCACCGCCTGGATTACCACCACCTGGTTTTATGCCAATGCCAGGACAACCACCACCAATGGGTCAAGGGCCACCAACTCTGCCACCACCAAATTTAAGCCAACCACCACCTGGAATGCCAATTCCACCACCTGGTATGCCATTACCACCTCCAAATTTTTCTCAGCCTCCGCCTGGATTGGCAATGCCTCACAGGCTACCTCCAATGGCTCCAAATGTTGGTGGTGGCAGTACTAAACCAGTGACTGCAGCAAATAAAGGTGATACATCCACTTCAGCCCAAGcaggtgttgttgctgctgcccAACCACAAATACAATCCTCAA TAAATCAGAAGAAACCATCTGAGAGTAAAGTACCAGGTTTTGTGCCAGCATCTGATCAAACCATGCAG CCTTCTCAAGTTTCTTCATTGAAGTCGACATCAATGGCACCTGAAAATAGTTCACCAAGTAGAACAGGAAAATCTACCTCACAATCCAAACTCAAAGATAAAAAG aAGAGTCCATGGACAGAACACAAGGCACCTGATGGAAGGACatatttttataacacatcaaaCAAACAATCTACATGGGAAAAACCAGATGAACTGAAAACACATGCTGAG TTACTGTTGTCCCAATGCCCTTGGAAGGAGTACAAGTCAGACACTGGCAAGATATATTTTCACAACATACAGACTAAAGAATCCAAATGGACAATTCCTAAAGAGTTAGAGGAGCTGAAAG CAAAAATTGAAGCTGAAGGTTTAGACAA AAAAACTACAGCAGAAGCTGAAGAACAAGAAGAAACTGAGGAAGAGGACACCAGGAGAGAAGAATCACAAGTATTAGAGCAGCCAACACCACAACAAGTTACTCAGTTACTTGTAGAAAAAGAATCTGAAGCTCAAGGAACACCGACGAGGACACCAGGCAAAGAAAGTGAAGTTGGTACAGCTGAAAGTGCATCAGAAGCAGAACAAGATGACAG TGGTGAAGAATCACCTCCTGAAAAGAAAGAGTATGTCTACAAGACTAAAGAGGAAGCCAAGCAAGCATTCAAACAGTTATTGCAAGAAAAG GATGTCCCATCAAATGCATCATGGGAGCAAGCTATGAAGATGATTGTCAATGATCCAAGATACAG TGCACTCAGTAAGCTGAATGAGAAGAAACAGTTGTTTAACAATTATAAGACTCAAAGAGCAAAAGAAGAAAAG GAAGAAGAAAGACGAAGAGCAAAGAAAGCAAAAGAAGACTTACAGAGTTTCCTTGAGAAGCATCCAAAGATGAGTTCTATGACAAGATATAG AAAAGCAGCAACCTTGTTTGACAATGAAGACTTGTGGACAGTTGTCCctgaaagagagagaaaagatCTGTATGAAGATGTCATATTCTACTTAGCAAAGAAGGAAAAAGAAGAAGCCAGACAACTAAGAAAGAGAAATACCGAAGCCCTCACTAATATTCTAAACAATCTGCCAAATGTAACATATAGAACAACCTGGTCAGAGTGTCAGCAGTATTTAATGGATAACCCGGCCTTCACTGAAGATGAAGATCTTCAAA ATATGGACAAAGAAGATGCATTGGTTTGTTTTGAAGATCATATCAGATCACTTGAAAAAGtagaagatgatgaaaaagataGGGAGAGAAACAGAATGAAAAGACTGCAAAGAAAAAGCAGAGAAGCATTTTCT GCATTTTTGGATGAACTGCATGAGCAAGGCAGGCTACACTCAATGTCACTATGGATGGACTTGTATCCAATCATCAGTTCAGATCAAAGGTTCCACAGAATGTTAGGCCAAACAG gATCAACACCATTAGATTTGTTTAAGTTTTATGTAGAAGAACTGAAAGCCAGATTTCatgatgagaaaaaaataataaaagacaTTTTAAGG GATAAAAGTTGCAGTGTTGAAATTCATACAACGTTTGAAGAGTTTGCAACTGTGATTAGTATAGATAAGAGGGCAGCAACATTAGATGCAGGAAATATCAAACTTACATTTAATAGT CTAATAGAGAAAGCAGAGGCCAGAGATAGGGAAAGGCAGAAAGAAGAAGCCAGAAGACAGAGAAGGAAAGAAAGTGCATTCAAATCTATGCTCAAGCAAGCTGCCCCTCCACTTGATGTTCATTCCCAGTGGGATGAT GTTCGGGATAGATTTGTAAATGATTCATCATTTGATGCAATAACAGTTGAATCAGAAAGAATAAGACTATTCAAAGAATACATGTCAGCCCTAGAG GAAACCTGTGGACATCACCATTCCAAGCAGCCAGCAAAAAAGAAGAAGTCTAAAAAACACAGAAGCAAAAGATCTAGGTCAAGATCG CCTTCAGAATCTGAAGAAGAACGCCCTCATCGTAGAACCAAGAAAAAGAAGCGGTCTCGTTCACGCACACCAACAGATGTTGCATCAATGTCAGAGGAATCCGGTATTG AAACTACCAGAAAATCTAAGAAACATAAAAAGAAGTCAAAGAAGAAAAGGCACAGAAAT GCTTCAAGTGAATCAGAATCTGACCACAGAGAAAGGGAAGAACCTGTAAAAAGGAAGTCAACTTCTGACCaatcaagaaaagaaaaa aCTGGATGGGATACATCAGAAAGTGAATTGAGTGAAGGAGAACTGGAGAAGAGAAGACGTCAACTTCTCAAACAACTAGCAGATGATCAGTGA
- the LOC144434526 gene encoding pre-mRNA-processing factor 40 homolog B-like isoform X2, which translates to MASNTGSSTDSSGGGGGGGGGGQTGGTFSGPPPMMIPPPFPGMQPPPGLPPPGFMPMPGQPPPMGQGPPTLPPPNLSQPPPGMPIPPPGMPLPPPNFSQPPPGLAMPHRLPPMAPNVGGGSTKPVTAANKGDTSTSAQAGVVAAAQPQIQSSINQKKPSESKVPGFVPASDQTMQPSQVSSLKSTSMAPENSSPSRTGKSTSQSKLKDKKKSPWTEHKAPDGRTYFYNTSNKQSTWEKPDELKTHAELLLSQCPWKEYKSDTGKIYFHNIQTKESKWTIPKELEELKAKIEAEGLDKKTTAEAEEQEETEEEDTRREESQVLEQPTPQQVTQLLVEKESEAQGTPTRTPGKESEVGTAESASEAEQDDSGEESPPEKKEYVYKTKEEAKQAFKQLLQEKDVPSNASWEQAMKMIVNDPRYSALSKLNEKKQLFNNYKTQRAKEEKEEERRRAKKAKEDLQSFLEKHPKMSSMTRYRKAATLFDNEDLWTVVPERERKDLYEDVIFYLAKKEKEEARQLRKRNTEALTNILNNLPNVTYRTTWSECQQYLMDNPAFTEDEDLQNMDKEDALVCFEDHIRSLEKVEDDEKDRERNRMKRLQRKSREAFSAFLDELHEQGRLHSMSLWMDLYPIISSDQRFHRMLGQTGSTPLDLFKFYVEELKARFHDEKKIIKDILRDKSCSVEIHTTFEEFATVISIDKRAATLDAGNIKLTFNSLIEKAEARDRERQKEEARRQRRKESAFKSMLKQAAPPLDVHSQWDDVRDRFVNDSSFDAITVESERIRLFKEYMSALEETCGHHHSKQPAKKKKSKKHRSKRSRSRSPSESEEERPHRRTKKKKRSRSRTPTDVASMSEESETTRKSKKHKKKSKKKRHRNASSESESDHREREEPVKRKSTSDQSRKEKTGWDTSESELSEGELEKRRRQLLKQLADDQ; encoded by the exons ATG GCCTCCAACACGGGTAGCAGTACTGATTCAtcaggtggtggtggtggtggtggtggtggtggtcaaaCAGGAGGAACTTTTTCAGGTCCTCCTCCTATGATGATCCCTCCTCCGTTTCCAGGG ATGCAGCCACCGCCTGGATTACCACCACCTGGTTTTATGCCAATGCCAGGACAACCACCACCAATGGGTCAAGGGCCACCAACTCTGCCACCACCAAATTTAAGCCAACCACCACCTGGAATGCCAATTCCACCACCTGGTATGCCATTACCACCTCCAAATTTTTCTCAGCCTCCGCCTGGATTGGCAATGCCTCACAGGCTACCTCCAATGGCTCCAAATGTTGGTGGTGGCAGTACTAAACCAGTGACTGCAGCAAATAAAGGTGATACATCCACTTCAGCCCAAGcaggtgttgttgctgctgcccAACCACAAATACAATCCTCAA TAAATCAGAAGAAACCATCTGAGAGTAAAGTACCAGGTTTTGTGCCAGCATCTGATCAAACCATGCAG CCTTCTCAAGTTTCTTCATTGAAGTCGACATCAATGGCACCTGAAAATAGTTCACCAAGTAGAACAGGAAAATCTACCTCACAATCCAAACTCAAAGATAAAAAG aAGAGTCCATGGACAGAACACAAGGCACCTGATGGAAGGACatatttttataacacatcaaaCAAACAATCTACATGGGAAAAACCAGATGAACTGAAAACACATGCTGAG TTACTGTTGTCCCAATGCCCTTGGAAGGAGTACAAGTCAGACACTGGCAAGATATATTTTCACAACATACAGACTAAAGAATCCAAATGGACAATTCCTAAAGAGTTAGAGGAGCTGAAAG CAAAAATTGAAGCTGAAGGTTTAGACAA AAAAACTACAGCAGAAGCTGAAGAACAAGAAGAAACTGAGGAAGAGGACACCAGGAGAGAAGAATCACAAGTATTAGAGCAGCCAACACCACAACAAGTTACTCAGTTACTTGTAGAAAAAGAATCTGAAGCTCAAGGAACACCGACGAGGACACCAGGCAAAGAAAGTGAAGTTGGTACAGCTGAAAGTGCATCAGAAGCAGAACAAGATGACAG TGGTGAAGAATCACCTCCTGAAAAGAAAGAGTATGTCTACAAGACTAAAGAGGAAGCCAAGCAAGCATTCAAACAGTTATTGCAAGAAAAG GATGTCCCATCAAATGCATCATGGGAGCAAGCTATGAAGATGATTGTCAATGATCCAAGATACAG TGCACTCAGTAAGCTGAATGAGAAGAAACAGTTGTTTAACAATTATAAGACTCAAAGAGCAAAAGAAGAAAAG GAAGAAGAAAGACGAAGAGCAAAGAAAGCAAAAGAAGACTTACAGAGTTTCCTTGAGAAGCATCCAAAGATGAGTTCTATGACAAGATATAG AAAAGCAGCAACCTTGTTTGACAATGAAGACTTGTGGACAGTTGTCCctgaaagagagagaaaagatCTGTATGAAGATGTCATATTCTACTTAGCAAAGAAGGAAAAAGAAGAAGCCAGACAACTAAGAAAGAGAAATACCGAAGCCCTCACTAATATTCTAAACAATCTGCCAAATGTAACATATAGAACAACCTGGTCAGAGTGTCAGCAGTATTTAATGGATAACCCGGCCTTCACTGAAGATGAAGATCTTCAAA ATATGGACAAAGAAGATGCATTGGTTTGTTTTGAAGATCATATCAGATCACTTGAAAAAGtagaagatgatgaaaaagataGGGAGAGAAACAGAATGAAAAGACTGCAAAGAAAAAGCAGAGAAGCATTTTCT GCATTTTTGGATGAACTGCATGAGCAAGGCAGGCTACACTCAATGTCACTATGGATGGACTTGTATCCAATCATCAGTTCAGATCAAAGGTTCCACAGAATGTTAGGCCAAACAG gATCAACACCATTAGATTTGTTTAAGTTTTATGTAGAAGAACTGAAAGCCAGATTTCatgatgagaaaaaaataataaaagacaTTTTAAGG GATAAAAGTTGCAGTGTTGAAATTCATACAACGTTTGAAGAGTTTGCAACTGTGATTAGTATAGATAAGAGGGCAGCAACATTAGATGCAGGAAATATCAAACTTACATTTAATAGT CTAATAGAGAAAGCAGAGGCCAGAGATAGGGAAAGGCAGAAAGAAGAAGCCAGAAGACAGAGAAGGAAAGAAAGTGCATTCAAATCTATGCTCAAGCAAGCTGCCCCTCCACTTGATGTTCATTCCCAGTGGGATGAT GTTCGGGATAGATTTGTAAATGATTCATCATTTGATGCAATAACAGTTGAATCAGAAAGAATAAGACTATTCAAAGAATACATGTCAGCCCTAGAG GAAACCTGTGGACATCACCATTCCAAGCAGCCAGCAAAAAAGAAGAAGTCTAAAAAACACAGAAGCAAAAGATCTAGGTCAAGATCG CCTTCAGAATCTGAAGAAGAACGCCCTCATCGTAGAACCAAGAAAAAGAAGCGGTCTCGTTCACGCACACCAACAGATGTTGCATCAATGTCAGAGGAATCCG AAACTACCAGAAAATCTAAGAAACATAAAAAGAAGTCAAAGAAGAAAAGGCACAGAAAT GCTTCAAGTGAATCAGAATCTGACCACAGAGAAAGGGAAGAACCTGTAAAAAGGAAGTCAACTTCTGACCaatcaagaaaagaaaaa aCTGGATGGGATACATCAGAAAGTGAATTGAGTGAAGGAGAACTGGAGAAGAGAAGACGTCAACTTCTCAAACAACTAGCAGATGATCAGTGA